The Bacteroidales bacterium genomic sequence GCCCGTTAAGGAATTAAGTACAAGCAATTCATGGGCAATTGAATATGTATTACAAGATTATTCTGATCTATCAACTAATGAAATTGAATCGTTAAGAACAATATATAAAGGTCGTAAAAGCCAAATCCAATGTGATATTTTAACCAAATTACTTCAGGCATTGGAGTTAGTTTATAATAGATTAAATTTAGCATTAAAGGAAAACTTGGAATATGAAAGATTTTGGAAAATTGAAACTGTAATAATACAATTGTTAGTTAATCGTCAATTAAATGGAATAAATATTTCTCCCAAATTATTAGAATCTCGTTTGACTAAGTTGGATGAAATAATATATAATAATCAAAAGAAGCTTAGATTTGATTATGGCGTTTTGAATAGTACTGATAATGAAGTTTTAAGAAAAGTCATAATAGATTCAGGATTCGAATATACAGGCAGAAATATTGACAATCAGAATATAGATCACTTACTCAAATATGGTTCAGATTCCAGTGAATTGTTGAATCTAATATATAATTTAAAAAAATCTAAAAGAGACAAATCATTTCTATTAAGATTTGGTGCCGTTGGAGAAAGTAAAGTTTATCCTGTTTATGATTGTATTGGAACTGTAACTAGCAGGATTTTAATAAGAGACCCGCTAATACAGCAACTTAGAAAAACTTCAAGAGATTTTTTTATTCCAGACAAAGAGAAAGAATTTATTTACGCAGATTTTGGTCAATTTGAACCTGCGATTTTAGCAGACAAATCCAAAGCCCAAAAACTAATTGAATTATATAATACAGGTGATATATATGAAGGACTTAGCATAACTTTATTTGGGGATATTTCACACAGAAAATTCTCAAAAATTGTATTTTTAGCTTACATGTACGGCATGTCAATTGAAGGTCTTACCCAAATTATACATGAATTTTTCCCGCAATTACAGATTGATATACAATTAAAATTAAATGATTTTTTCTCTGAGTTTAAAGAGTTAGTTGTTTATAAGCAAAAATTAGAAAAAGAATTTCTAATGAATAATAGGATTGGAACTAGCCTTGGTAATTTTAGGTATCGGGAGTCAATTGGTAAAAATCACCTTTGGAATAAAGAGAAAAGATGGCTATTAAGCCAAAATATTCAAGGAACAGCTTCTTTAATCTTAAAAAAAGCATTGATAAAGTTATCAGCTTATGAAACAATTGAATTTTTAATACCTATGCATGATGCTGTTTTGTTTCAGGTTCCAATTAGTGATATGAAAAATAGCAAATTAGTAATTGAAAAAGCATTTTCAGACTCGTTTAAAGAAGAATGTCCTTCAATTATTCCTAAAATTAGATTTGAAAAATTTGATGAATAAAAAATAACCGTCTCTGACCGTAACAATTCAAAATAATATTAAGCCTTGCTTTCACAGAATTCATTATTCCAATAATATTCAACCACGTCGTGGTTGTTGTATTTCTCCTGCCCCACCCCGCATTGCATACGGGGCTATTCACATTTAATCCCTTTGGGATTGCTGCAAAACAATAATCGCAATTTGCGATAGTATAATTCTGCCTGATTACTCCTTCCACTGTCAATCCCAACAGCATCACGGCTACACAGCAACACTTTTCACTTGTCTCTTGCCACTTATCACTTGCCACTTACCACCTCCCCCATCACCATTCAAACCCTTACCCTCTTGGTTTGCCCTTAAATCAACTTTAAAGAACTTTTACTATATTTACCATCAAGGCACACACGGGTATATTCTAAATTACCAAGGGGTTCTCTTATTGTGAAAAACGCCATGGAGTAAATTGTATTTTTCTAAAAAAATGAGAAATGAAGAATTTAACAAATTCAAATATCGATAGGCAAAACATTTTGAATAACTGATTTGCACTCGAAAAAATTCAAGAGTACATCGGCTTGCCAGGAATGCTATTTGAAGGAGAATATAAATTTACAACCCAAATGGTTGCGGATTTTTATGGCGTTGATGAGAGAACTATTAAAAGGTATTTGGAGAATTACGAGCAAGAGTTAAAACACAATGGGTATGTTTTAAGTAAGGGTAAACAATTAAAGGACTTGAAGTTACAGTTTGGTCATGTCATTAATGTCCCGAGCAAAACAACACAGCTTGGCCTTTTTAATTTCCGAGCCATTCTGAACTTAGGAATGTTGCTAGCAGAAAGCGAAAATGCTAAACTCCTTCGCTCAAAGATACTCGATATTGTGATAGAAACAATAAATGAAAGAACTGGCGGTGGAACAAAATACATTAACCGCAAAGATTCTGATTATCTACCAACTGCCATAAGGGAAAGTAAATACAGGAAAGAATTTACTTTTGCATTAAGCAGATACGTGGATATGGGGAATTACAAATACTCATTAGTATACGGACAAAATATATCAATGCATATTCAAAGAAAATGTTCAGGAATATAAACAGATATTAAAACTTGAAGCAAAGGAAAATGCAAGGGATACGATGTATGCAGAGATTCTTAACCTTATAGCTTCATTCGAAACAGGCATTGCTTACGAGATTGAAAAGTGCTATAAAAAAGTAGGGCGCAAATTACAACCGAATGAAGTGGATGAAATATTTATAGATTTCTCCAAACATCCGCTGCAACGACCTCATATTGAAGATGCCAGAATAAAAATGGCATCACGAGATTTGCATTTTAGAGATGCATTTCATAAAAAACTTGAAGAGTATATTCATTCGATATCACCCGCTGACTTTGAACGATTCCTTGGTGAACAAAGTGTGAACTTCGAAAAACAGCTAGAAGATGCAAAAGATGTTTTTAAAAGGCTTAAAGACAGTGAATGAACGCAATAATATATATCACAGATATACAATAAGTTATTAATATACATAAAAAACTATTGCAATTAGCGGTGGTGGCGCAGATGGGATTATTAACATCGGTTCGCTTGATGCAGCCTTGGAGCATATCCAAAACGACACGTATTACCCAACATTTATTGATAAATTAACGCATCTCTTTTTCGCAGCAAATAAAAGCCATTGTTTCCAAGATGGTAATAAAAGAATTGCCATTTCGCTGGGAAGTATTTTTCTTCTAAAAAATGGATATTTAGATGCCGCTCAACGATTTCTATATAAAATGGAAACAATCAGCTACCATTTAGCTGCGGGACGAATTGACAAAGATTTTTTAAGAGATATTATCGATTCCATTATTTATGAAGAAGATTTTTCGGAAGAGATAAAAATAAAATTAATTCACTGTATATCAAACGAGAATAACAACGAATGGTAATCGATTAAGCAGTCGATAATCTAAACCCTCGTTCGCTGTAGATTTGTCCCCGCATCGCACACGAAGCCATTCATATTTAATCCCTTCGGGATTACTGCAAAACAATAATCGCAATTTGCGATAGTCTAATTCTACATATTACTCCCTCCACTGTCAACCCCAACAGCATCACGGCTACACAGCAACACTTTCCACTTGCCACTGATATATTGCTTAATAGCCTTGGAAAGTTCAGCCCTTTTTACTTACTTTACTATTATTGAACACGAAAGTAGTTTTAACCGAGCATCCTCTTAATTTCTAAATCGAACTATTATGAGCCTCTGCGATAAATTCAAAAATATTTTAAGCGGCTACTACCGCTGGTTTAAACCGAAAGAGATTGAAAAACCAGATTGTGTTTTGCAATTGCTAAAAACTCTTTACCCGAAAGTTAACTGGAACAAAGTTCACTTTTACAATAATCTTCCATGGTATATACCCTCATCCAAAACAATTGCAATTACTTTACCGGGAATCTATAATTTCACTCGATTTAATATCTATTTTAATAAAAATTTTGATCCTTCCAGTTATAAGAGACTTGGCACTATGGTTCACGAAGGGTTTCATGTTCTTCAAAACAGAGATACTGGTATTTTCGGAGTGGGTTTTATCAGGCTCTTTATGGTGGAATACCTTGGCAGTTGGGCTATGTTTGGGTATAAAAATAGCTCAATGGAAGTTGACGCTTATGAACAAGAAAAGCACTTTAATGAGTGTTACAAAGCACTCAATAAAAATATATGTGACTGCTCTACGAAACCGCCAACATTAAATCAAAATGCTTTAAGTCAACTTATAGCGAGTTACCCTGATTTAGCTAAGAATACTAGCGGTTATCATTATAATTTCGATATTTTCCTAGCAATAATTGGGGTTGTCTTAGATATACTAATTGCTATTTTACTACCCATTTTGGAATTTGTATTGTTGCTAGTGTCGGCCTTATTACTAGTTATTACAGGAATAGTATGCGGGATAACTTGGCTATGGAATATTTTTGCTAAGCTTTTCCGTAGAAAGTAATTTGACTATTGTTTGGGAAAAACAATGTATATAGGCGCAGTCAACAATTTATAGAATATAGAGATAACGGTTACAACTCTTGTTGCACGTGGTGACCATATTCGCGGCGTTATTATGTGTTAGTTTGGATTTCTAGTTGGGTATGCATGGGTTCTCGTTAAGTTTAGGTTTCTGCCTTGAGTTTTCTGATTTTGAAGGTTTTGTCTGCATAATATTCAAACAACAAAAACCCTGCTTTCGCAGAATTCATTCTGCTAATAATATTCAACCACTCTGTGGTTGGTCTTTTCTCATACCTTACCCCGCATTGCATGCGGGGCTATTCACATTTAATCCCTCTGGGATTATAGCAAAACAACTATCGTATTTTACGATACGATGAAATGGTGTCGAATATCAATAATCGCAAAATGCGATAGTTTAATTGTGTGTGGTAAGTTTACAATCTTTTCACTTTCTTCCGTTAAGTATTTATATCTAGGGTTAATTCCAATTCTTTAGGAATTGGAATAACATTTGGATTGCAGATTTATGGCACTACAATTCATGGATGGTGATTGGAAATTATATTTGAAAAATAGTATATTGCTTAAAATATCAGGAAAAAGTTAAAAAATGGGTGGTAACAAACTTTTAATAATACCAAAAAGTAGATGAATAGAGTTGACCGGTTAATGAGTATTTTATGGACTTTGCAGTACAAAAAGTTTGTAAGCGCTGAGCAATTATCGGAAAAATATAATTTGAGTATACGTACTGTTTACAGGGATATTAAGGCGTTAAATGAAATAGGTATTCCTATAAATTTTGAGCCTAATAAGGGTTATAGCATTATGCATGGGTATTTTCTCCCTCCCCTCCTATTTACCGTTGAGGAGGCGAATGCACTGCTGCTGCTTCAAAATCTTGCACATAAATTCACTGATAAATCCATAACAAAATATTCCGATTCTGCTCTTAATAAAATTAAATCGGTACTAAGGAATAACGATTTTGAAAAAATGCAATTTTTTTCTGATAAAATAAATGTTTATAACCCTGATAATCAATCAAAAGAAAATAATTATTTATCCGATATCCAAAGTGCAATTATTGAAAAATCTATTCTGAAAATAGAGTATACTGATAATAATAAAAATAAAACGCAAAGAGAGATAGAGCCTATTGGGATGATATTTTATACCAATCAATGGCACTTAATTGCCTGGTGTTGGCTTCGTGAAGAATATAGGGATTTCAAAATAAATCAGATAGAACATTTATCTATCAATCAAAATCATTTTAGAAAGGGGCATACATACACGATTCAAGATTATATTAAAAATTTTTAAGTTCCACTTTTTTTTGACTGACATAGGGTTGTCAGCCCTGTAATTTAACTTTGCCAAAAATTAAATTTGGCAATATGGAAAATACAACAAATGAAATTATTGAAATTAGAACCTACCAGCTTAAAAAGGATTCGGGCGAATTATTTCATAAAATCTTCTGCGAACAATCCTTACCAATGCTCAAACGGTGGAATATCAGAGTTTTTGCTTATGGAAATTCCATATCAAACCCTGATAGCTACTTTTTAATACGTCAGTATAAAAGTTTAGAGGAAAGGCAAATAAGTCAAGATACTTTTTATGGAAGCACCGAATGGAAATTAGGACCTAGAGAAGCAATTGTTTCGCTTATAGAAAATTCTATTGATGTTGTAGTTCCATTCAACAAAGAAATTGAAGCAATTATTCAACATTAAACTATTAGGATATGAGGCAAATATTCGTTGTAATATTATTGATAATTTACTCTAACATTAACGCACAAAACGCTATGAATGAAACCGAAACGGTAATAATACCTCAGTTACAATTTGATGAGAAA encodes the following:
- a CDS encoding type II toxin-antitoxin system death-on-curing family toxin yields the protein MAISGGGADGIINIGSLDAALEHIQNDTYYPTFIDKLTHLFFAANKSHCFQDGNKRIAISLGSIFLLKNGYLDAAQRFLYKMETISYHLAAGRIDKDFLRDIIDSIIYEEDFSEEIKIKLIHCISNENNNEW
- a CDS encoding WYL domain-containing protein, yielding MNRVDRLMSILWTLQYKKFVSAEQLSEKYNLSIRTVYRDIKALNEIGIPINFEPNKGYSIMHGYFLPPLLFTVEEANALLLLQNLAHKFTDKSITKYSDSALNKIKSVLRNNDFEKMQFFSDKINVYNPDNQSKENNYLSDIQSAIIEKSILKIEYTDNNKNKTQREIEPIGMIFYTNQWHLIAWCWLREEYRDFKINQIEHLSINQNHFRKGHTYTIQDYIKNF
- a CDS encoding NIPSNAP family protein, encoding MENTTNEIIEIRTYQLKKDSGELFHKIFCEQSLPMLKRWNIRVFAYGNSISNPDSYFLIRQYKSLEERQISQDTFYGSTEWKLGPREAIVSLIENSIDVVVPFNKEIEAIIQH